TTTTGAAAAAAAATCGCATCACTATACTTCTTGCCATCAAAAAGCCATGCATTCAACCTCGTAGTTTTCTGAAAATCAGATAGTTCGAGCACTTTTATACATTTTTCATTATGTTCTGGCACAATCGCATAAATTTGATGCAAATGTATCACTTTTCTTCCATAATCCACTATTTTATCCAAAACAGCAGAAGCATAACCTCGTCCGCGATACTCCTTCCGGATGACCAAACCCAACTCTGCACGGCGGTGAATAGGAGAAAAATCCATCAAATCAACCATACCTATCGTCTCTCCGACTTCATTATCTATCATCAACCGCACCTGCTT
This is a stretch of genomic DNA from Segatella hominis. It encodes these proteins:
- a CDS encoding GNAT family N-acetyltransferase → MENSKKPQIKLRAMEPEDLDFLYGVENDDRLWNVGVTNVPYSRSMLLDYITSATGDIFADKQVRLMIDNEVGETIGMVDLMDFSPIHRRAELGLVIRKEYRGRGYASAVLDKIVDYGRKVIHLHQIYAIVPEHNEKCIKVLELSDFQKTTRLNAWLFDGKKYSDAIFFQKFL